TTTTGTTCCGTTTTTAGATATCTAATGGATTTGCTTTGTTGCTGTCGATCTTGAAGCTCTTTTTAGCTTTCAGGACACTCTTTTTATCCAGCTTGCCTTCCCTGTAAAGGCTGTGGATGGCAGCATAGGCTATATGACGGTCGTCAACCTCAAAGTAGTCCCTCAAAGCCCTGCGGTTATCGCTTCGTCCGAAACCGTCGGTGCCCAGAACGGTAAGTACGCCCGGGAACCAGCGGCAGACCGTCATCGGTATTGCCTTCATATAGTCGTGGGCTGCTATGCATAGCCCTTCATCCCCTTCCATGCACTCCTCAATATATGTTTTGCGGGGTTTCTTGTCGGGGTTCAGCCTGTTCCACCTGTCGGTCTCCCTGGCATTGTCATAGAGCTCCTTGTAGCTTGTCACGCTCCATACGTCTACAACAACGCCGAAATCCTTCTCCATCATTTCGGCGGCCCTCAGGGCCTCGTTCAGTATGGCACCGCTACCGAAGAGGTGTATCTTTTCTCCCTTTCTTTTGCGTGATTTCCTGAACTTGTACATGCCCTTCAGAATGCCTTCCTCAACCCCATCGGGCATTTTAGGCATTTTGTACTTTTCATTCAAAACGGTTATATAATAGATCAGGTCTTCCTGGTCGACGAACATCCTTTTCATACCTTCCTTCACTATCACTGCAAGCTCGTATGCGAATGCAGGGTCGTAAGCCTTAACTGATGGTATTGTCATCGCCATCATATGCGAGTGTCCGTCCTGGTGCTGCAGTCCCTCTCCGGCCAGGGTGGTACGCCCCGATGTTCCTCCGATAAGGAAACCTCTTGCACGGGTATCGGCAGCAGCCCATATCAGATCGCCTACCCTCTGGAACCCGAACATGGAGTAGTAGATGAACATGGGGATCATATTCAGCTTATGGGTTGCATATGAGGTCCCTGCTGCAATAAATGAGGACATACATCCGGCCTCGGTAATACCCTCTTCCAAAATTGCTCCGTCTGTAGCTTCCTTGTAATAAAGGAGACTGTCCCTGTCAACGGGCTCATAATTCTGGCCTGTGTGGGAGTATATTCCAAACCTGCGGAACAGCGCGTCCATGCCGAAGGTGCGTGATTCATCGGGTACGATAGGAACAACCCTTTTGCCCATGTTCTTGTCCGCCATCATTTTGGCCATCAGCCCCACCATCGACATGGTGGTTGCCATCTCGCGGTCGCCCGATCCCTCGATCAGTTCATTATATATTTTCTCATCGGGAAGGTTGATGGGCTCAGCTTCCGAAATCCGCCTGGGAAGGTAACCGCCCAGCTCCTCCCTCCGTTTTTTAAGGTACTGTATCTCCTCGCTGTCGTCCGGCGGCCTGAAGAAGGGCGCCTTTTTCGCTTCCTCGTCCGAAAGCGGTATTCCGAACCTGCTCCTGAAATGGAGCAGCTCCTGCTCGTTCAGTTTTTTCTGCTGGTGGGTGATGTTCCTTCCTTCGCCGGCTTCACCAAGTCCGTATCCTTTAATGGTCTGTGCAAGAATAACCACAGGTTCGCCCTGATGTTCAACCGCCTTTTTGAAGGCATTAAAGACTTTTTTCGGATCGTGTCCGCCCCTGTTCAGCTTCTTCAACTGATCATCCGAATAGTTCTCGACCATTTTAAGCAGTTTATCGCTCCGCCCGAAAAAGTCCTTCCTGATATATTCACCAGACGAAACGACATATTTCTGGAACTGTCCGTCAGGCGTCTCTTCCATGGCTTTGATGAGATCTCCCGTTTCATCCTGTGCAATGAGCGGATCCCAGTCCTTTCCCCAGATAACCTTGATGACTTTCCACCTTGCACCCTTAAAAGCTGCCTCAAGCTCCTGGATTATTTTGCCGGTACCTCTGACCGGACCATCGAGCCGCTGAAGGTTGCAGTTCACTACAAAAATAAGGTTGTCCAGCTTTTCACGGCTTGCCACGGTAATTGCTCCGAGAGATTCAGGTTCATCCATCTCGCCGTCACCCATAAAGGCCCATATCTTCTCTCCTGTTTTCTCTTTGAAACCCCTGTCCTCCAGATATTTGTTAAACCTGGCCTGGTATATCGCCATGAGTGGACCGAGTCCCATCGAAACAGTCGGAAACTGCCAGTATTCAGACATCAGCCTGGGGTGCGGGTAGGAGGGAAGTCCCCCGTCCTTCCTGAGCTCCTGCCTGAAATTGTGCAGGTCCTTCTCGCTGAGCCTTCCCTCAAGGAAGGAACGGGCATATATGCCCGGGGAGCTGTGGCCCTGGAAATATACTATGTCGGCAGGTCTTTCTTTTTCACCGCCCCTGAAGAAATGGTTAAACCCGACTTCAAGGAGGGTTGCGGCCGACGCATACGTTGATATATGACCGCCAATCCCTTCTGACTCAAGGTTGGCTCTTACGACCATTGCCATGGCGTTCCAGCGGATAAGGCTTTTTATCCTTCGTTCGATCTCTGCACTCCCAGGATAGGGTATTTCCTTGCGGGGAGATATGCTGTTTATGTAGGGTGTGTTTCCCGGGCAGCGAAACGGTATGCCCGCCTTGTGTGCCTTGACCTGTAGCAGTCCGAGCAACTCGCGCACCCTGGCAGGGTCCTCATTCTGAATAATGTATTCAAGGGAGTCAAGCCACTCCCGGTTTTCAATTTCGTAATGATCTTTCTTGCTCATTGCTTATTTGTTTGTTGTTATAGAAATAATATCATGGTTTTCCAACTACATAAAGGAAAAAACGGCAAAAAAGTTTACCTCATCAGCCGAAATTCTGCCTGTTATTGCACTTTGACAGTATAAAATTACAATTTACGAAATATTTGCCGGAATCGGAAAGCATGTCAAACAGGTTTTTCATTGTAGGAAGTATTTGGTAAATTT
The Marinilabiliales bacterium DNA segment above includes these coding regions:
- the aceE gene encoding pyruvate dehydrogenase (acetyl-transferring), homodimeric type, which produces MSKKDHYEIENREWLDSLEYIIQNEDPARVRELLGLLQVKAHKAGIPFRCPGNTPYINSISPRKEIPYPGSAEIERRIKSLIRWNAMAMVVRANLESEGIGGHISTYASAATLLEVGFNHFFRGGEKERPADIVYFQGHSSPGIYARSFLEGRLSEKDLHNFRQELRKDGGLPSYPHPRLMSEYWQFPTVSMGLGPLMAIYQARFNKYLEDRGFKEKTGEKIWAFMGDGEMDEPESLGAITVASREKLDNLIFVVNCNLQRLDGPVRGTGKIIQELEAAFKGARWKVIKVIWGKDWDPLIAQDETGDLIKAMEETPDGQFQKYVVSSGEYIRKDFFGRSDKLLKMVENYSDDQLKKLNRGGHDPKKVFNAFKKAVEHQGEPVVILAQTIKGYGLGEAGEGRNITHQQKKLNEQELLHFRSRFGIPLSDEEAKKAPFFRPPDDSEEIQYLKKRREELGGYLPRRISEAEPINLPDEKIYNELIEGSGDREMATTMSMVGLMAKMMADKNMGKRVVPIVPDESRTFGMDALFRRFGIYSHTGQNYEPVDRDSLLYYKEATDGAILEEGITEAGCMSSFIAAGTSYATHKLNMIPMFIYYSMFGFQRVGDLIWAAADTRARGFLIGGTSGRTTLAGEGLQHQDGHSHMMAMTIPSVKAYDPAFAYELAVIVKEGMKRMFVDQEDLIYYITVLNEKYKMPKMPDGVEEGILKGMYKFRKSRKRKGEKIHLFGSGAILNEALRAAEMMEKDFGVVVDVWSVTSYKELYDNARETDRWNRLNPDKKPRKTYIEECMEGDEGLCIAAHDYMKAIPMTVCRWFPGVLTVLGTDGFGRSDNRRALRDYFEVDDRHIAYAAIHSLYREGKLDKKSVLKAKKSFKIDSNKANPLDI